AAGATTAAATAGAACTTACAGCTGCGGGAACAGCTCCGGATTTAAACCGGATTCCCATTTTAAGGATATTCCAGTAATGGAATAATTCCACCAAACGTTACAAAGATAGGTTAAAATAAGCGAAAAGGGTATTATGCAATTGATAATTAATTTAAGTTGCTAGTGTTATGTTAATTCTGAATTAATGCCTTTATAATTTAGACGGGTTAACCCGTCTGTTATACTCCTAATAGTATGATTAATCTAGCAGTAATAAGTTAATTTGATTACATCACAACCTAGTAAATCACAAACGAAACGAACTGGCTATACCTTTTATCGGGAGAAATGCTAAATAGCCATGATGATACCTCCTCAAAGCTAGTGTTTTGATCTTCTCCATGATATTTAACATAAGGTATTCGCTCCTTGGTGAAAACGAATACTAATTTATTCTTTTCAGGTTCCTTTGATGTTTTCTCTAAAGGATAATCGATATTTGGGTTAAGTGGGAATGTATATGATTTTCCACCTTCCAGAAACTGTTGCTTTTCGTAAGGATTTGGGTATGTTAAGGAGGCCTCCTTTTCGTAAATATTAAAGATATTGATATAACAGTCAATTGATGGAATAACGGTAAAGGTTAACTTCTCATTATTCTGATACCCTTGTTTTATACCATTTATGGCAACATTAAAGGCAGGATCTGGACTGGTTTTGTATAGTATTACTGAGGCATCGATGGTTACCTCAATGTAAAAATTCTTAAACTCATCTAATCCTTTGGAATATTGCGCTGTGTAATCCTGCACTGCACCTCGAATTTCCGATTGCTTATCGGACATAAAGACCTCCTCAAACTTGCTTCCAATCTCACTCTTGAATAGCATATCATATGATCTGATATTCTCTGAAACTCCTGCTTTTTTAAGAGCATCCACTTTGGCTTCGGCTAACGCCTTCTGCTTTGCAGTCTCTTCGCTAACATCACCCGTAATACTGTATCGCCCTTTTGCTCCTTGGATATGCTTAATTTCTTGAGAACTGGAGGCTAAGGATATAATTATAAGTACTGCTATAAGGGTAATTTTTTGCATGGCATTAGATTTTTTTTTCGTAGTAAAGATATTTAAAATTGAATTACGAATAGTATGCCAAAAAAATGAAAAGTATAAAACATATCTGAACAATGATTAACGAAATTCAACACCCTCAACTGTATTCAACTTCCGAAATCGTTAATCATTGTTCAAAATTAATTTTTAGAAAAAGACTTTAGGGCTACTCATCCAAATCCCTATCCACATCCTTATCGCCTCT
This DNA window, taken from Bacteroidales bacterium, encodes the following:
- a CDS encoding DUF4384 domain-containing protein, which gives rise to MQKITLIAVLIIISLASSSQEIKHIQGAKGRYSITGDVSEETAKQKALAEAKVDALKKAGVSENIRSYDMLFKSEIGSKFEEVFMSDKQSEIRGAVQDYTAQYSKGLDEFKNFYIEVTIDASVILYKTSPDPAFNVAINGIKQGYQNNEKLTFTVIPSIDCYINIFNIYEKEASLTYPNPYEKQQFLEGGKSYTFPLNPNIDYPLEKTSKEPEKNKLVFVFTKERIPYVKYHGEDQNTSFEEVSSWLFSISPDKRYSQFVSFVIY